The Lactuca sativa cultivar Salinas chromosome 2, Lsat_Salinas_v11, whole genome shotgun sequence genome includes the window TGATAAAATAATGCCAATACGAAATATGACGTTTGCTTCAAAAACAAATTTTTATTAGAGTATGTTTAAcatttaatttttctaaaaaaaaaaaagagagagaacatGAGAAATAGCTTACCTAGAATAATAGTCAGTGAAATTTTGCTTTGATAACGACAACTCATATtcgagcccaagccaccttcatGGTAACAAAACCCACCTTTAGCTTCACACGCTCTGCATTTTTGTTCATCTGGGTCAACTTCGTAAACGTAGCGCCATGAAAGTGCTAGTGGAACAAAAATCTGGTCATCCGAAGTAGATTCACCGGAAAATCTTCCTTCCAAGTATGAATTCTTATCCACCAAGAAAGCAGACCCACAGCTTCCATTTCCAGCATGTCTTTTCAAGCCTCTTAGATTCAACGTAAACGACGTGAGAGTATGGGGAATAGTAGTTTGGCAACAACCAACGCCAAAGCACTTGTTTCTATCAATAACAGTGCCATTCCCACAAGTCGTTGAACAACCAGAGACAATACTCCCATTCTCCATAATAGCAGCATTGCCACACCCCTCAACAACGAATAAGTTATCGAACCTAGATAAATGAAATGGACTTGAGTTTAGGTCAATACTACTATTCTGGAGTGGATTCTCACAATCCGAAACTTTCATGGGGATCTTAACAATGACAATTAATCTTTCCATGTTTACACTCGACACCTCCACGTTGTTGAATGAAGAAAGATAAGGTTTGGAGGAGTTGCAATGAACATTGAACCATTCGTTCCCCGAACACCTCCTTCCAATCCCTAATGGGTATGGAATCGAGACATCTCCACACGTCTGGTTGCACCCTATTGGAGTACGATTTCCATTCCACCATGAAAGTGAAACCGGAACAAAAGTATGCTCACCAACCATAGATTGGCTTGAATATATTCCGGTGATGAAAAACTTACGCGCTAAGAAAGCTGACCCACAGGAGGTTCCATCTCCATCTTGCCTTTCCAAGCCAGTTCGGTTTAAGGTAAACGACTCGAGATCTTGAGCAATTGTTGTTTGGCAACAACCAACGCCAAAGCAGTTGTTTAAGTCACTAACAGTGTCGGTGGTTGTTCTACAAGTCGTTGAACAACCACCGACAATAGTTCCATTCTTGGTGATGATGTCAGCATTCCCACACCCCTCAACAACGAATAAGTTATCGCTTCTGGAATAGCGGAAGGGAGTTCGTCTTAGGTCAAGGCTGCTATTCTGGACTGGATTCTTGCAATCGGGAATTGTGGAGACATTAACAACGACTGTTTGTCGATTTGATGTTACCTCCAACACCTCCACGTTGTTGAGTGCAGGTAGATATGGTGTCGAGGAGTTGCAATCAATCTTGAACCATTCGTTAAGAGCACAATTTCTTCCGATTCCGAATGGGAAATCAATGGTGACACTGCCACAAACATTGTTGCATTTCGTCTGGATGTGATTCTGCGCTTTTGTGAGTGTTGTTAACGAAATAAGGATAATTAGTAAATGCAAAACTTCAAACTGCTTCATTTTGATAGGAAGCATCAAGGCAGAAAAGATAAGGAAGGGATACAAATATACAATAATCAAGAACAATTGAATTTGTGTGCTGAAATGTGCCATCTCGGTTTGATTATTTAATGGAGAAATTTAATTAATGGTTTGACCTTGACTTAACGGGTTGCAATTTTCTCTCTTTTTTCCACGAAAACAAAATGCCAGCTAGAATAAGAATCAAGAACGACGCATATAATAATTTTCTACTCATTTAATATTATAGAAAAATTGCCAATAATAAAGAATTCATGACTTTCAAATCATAGTTAAACTATTATTTTATCGACGACTTGCCATAAAAGGTACCCGAATTTTGCAACAACTATTTCTTTGATAAATTAGTTTCTTATATTACTGAACTTTGGACGGAAAGATCCCagttcttttataaaaattgtcaaaaatatcatcGGGAAAGTAAGATTTTTTTAGAAAGGACATTTTGTTCGATGCTAAAATAATAGAGTTGTAACTTCCACCCTTTTCCCACGAAAAAAAAGCCGCTAAATTTTTTCTaagaaaaattaaattaattcctATTTTTTATTGTATACTTATTTTTCTAAGAGaaattgaaaattttctaatGTATAGGTTTTGAGATACGAATCAAGTACCTGAAATTGAATACTCATTTTCCTCATAATAAGAAACATAATagttttttattgttttaatattaacAGAAAAATTGCCAAGAATAACGATTTTTTTTTACCACAAATTGTAGTTAAATTATTGCGTTACCAACGACTTGTTATAAGATTTTGTGGCCCCCCAAATCGCATTACCAAGGACTTGCTATAAAATATAGCAAGCTACCGTATAATTTGGCAATAATTACTTCGTTGATGAATTTGTTTGTCATGAAAAACACAAATATAAACAACAATTCCCttatatgaaaattttgtttcACATTGAAAAAATACAAATACATGATTGATTGACGGtactttacaaaaaaaaaataataataataataataacaaaaacaaaacaaaaataaaaataaaaaaataaacaaacaaatacgGAAAACTCTCAACCTAATGATTGCTAACAGATAGGAAACTTAATTATTATCAGGAAATGCTAGAAAGGTTATTAATACAAGTAGGGTTGTAAACGAACCAAACGAACACGAACAAGGTCTTGTTCATAttcgttcgtttaagttagcCGAACAACAAACGAACACGAACGGATAAACGAATGAgattttcttgttcatgttcgttcgtttaacaaattactttgttcatgttcgttcatttatgttcgtgaacatactaaacgaacataaacgaacaaagataaaaaaaaacacacaattgaatatatatgaacataaacgaacatataatataacaatataataaaaaataattgaatatagatgaatataaataaatttaaacgaacgaacataaacgaacatcATAAACGAACGTTtacgaacataaatgaacgaacGAGACAATTGTTCATATTCGTTCATTTAACTAAACGAACGATAatttttgttcatgttcgttcatttattaaataaacgaacataaacgaactttCTGCCGAACAGTTCACGTACAGTTCACCGAACGTTCAGTTCGTTTACAGCCCTAGATACA containing:
- the LOC111885135 gene encoding wall-associated receptor kinase-like 1, producing the protein MAHFSTQIQLFLIIVYLYPFLIFSALMLPIKMKQFEVLHLLIILISLTTLTKAQNHIQTKCNNVCGSVTIDFPFGIGRNCALNEWFKIDCNSSTPYLPALNNVEVLEVTSNRQTVVVNVSTIPDCKNPVQNSSLDLRRTPFRYSRSDNLFVVEGCGNADIITKNGTIVGGCSTTCRTTTDTVSDLNNCFGVGCCQTTIAQDLESFTLNRTGLERQDGDGTSCGSAFLARKFFITGIYSSQSMVGEHTFVPVSLSWWNGNRTPIGCNQTCGDVSIPYPLGIGRRCSGNEWFNVHCNSSKPYLSSFNNVEVSSVNMERLIVIVKIPMKVSDCENPLQNSSIDLNSSPFHLSRFDNLFVVEGCGNAAIMENGSIVSGCSTTCGNGTVIDRNKCFGVGCCQTTIPHTLTSFTLNLRGLKRHAGNGSCGSAFLVDKNSYLEGRFSGESTSDDQIFVPLALSWRYVYEVDPDEQKCRACEAKGGFCYHEGGLGSNMSCRYQSKISLTIILGVSISMGLLLIIVMSYALYKIIKKTKAKRRKKRFFKRNGGILLKQQQATDIRLVDKTILFTSNELNKATDNFNENRILGRGAQGTVYKGMLSDGRIVAIKKSMVVDESQLEQFINEVVILSQVSHRNVVKLLGCCLETEVPLLVSEFISNGTLHDLIHDEIGEFLISLNMRLQIAIEVARALSYLHSATSFPIYHRDIKTTNILLDEKYRAKVSDFGTSRFVSVDQTHLTTLVKGTIGYLDPEYFQSSQFTEKSDVYSFGVVLLELLTREKPISLTRFGENRNLAKHFMLAMEEGRVMSIFDEMLVKEGSSIELMAVANLAMRCLNFNGRNRPTMKEVATELEGIILSHVPSTIEPTFRHVKNYEEVELTYGESTSTSITFYHNHCQ